The following proteins are co-located in the Oceanimonas sp. GK1 genome:
- a CDS encoding succinylglutamate desuccinylase/aspartoacylase family protein: protein MRAPFELAGQRVPPGRRQIMQLALAQLYTQSPLTVPVEVVHGKHPGPVLLLCAAIHGDELNGIEVVNQVLSRINPARLKGTLVAVPVVNVFGFIHKSRYLPDRRDLNRCFPGSEKGSLGARVAHFFVNEIVSKCSHIIDLHTGAIHRANLPQIRAQLDCPVTRQMAESFGAPIILDASIRDGSLRAVAEAQGVPVILYEAGEALRFDALPIKAGVRGVLRVMRCLGMLKAGSTKSVAEPIIARTSTWIRAEHDGLLHLQVRLGERIRKGDCLGTISAPLGAEVRDIIAPRSGIVIGSLTMPLVNEGDAICHIALFDEIKQAELSVERFVDELDVQPPAM from the coding sequence ATGAGGGCCCCCTTTGAGCTCGCCGGCCAGCGGGTGCCGCCCGGCCGGCGCCAGATCATGCAACTGGCCCTGGCCCAGCTGTATACCCAGTCACCGCTGACGGTGCCGGTGGAAGTGGTGCACGGCAAGCACCCGGGACCGGTATTGCTGTTGTGCGCCGCCATTCATGGCGACGAACTCAACGGCATTGAGGTGGTCAACCAGGTGCTCAGCAGGATCAATCCGGCCCGGCTGAAAGGCACCCTGGTGGCGGTGCCGGTGGTGAACGTGTTCGGTTTTATTCACAAGTCCCGTTATTTGCCGGACCGGCGCGATCTCAACCGCTGCTTTCCCGGCTCGGAAAAAGGCTCGCTGGGGGCCCGGGTGGCCCATTTTTTCGTCAATGAAATTGTCAGCAAATGCAGCCACATTATCGACCTGCATACCGGTGCTATTCACAGGGCCAACCTGCCCCAGATCCGGGCCCAGCTCGACTGCCCGGTTACCCGGCAAATGGCGGAAAGCTTTGGCGCTCCCATCATTCTCGATGCCAGCATTCGCGACGGCTCGCTCAGGGCGGTGGCCGAGGCCCAGGGGGTGCCGGTGATCCTGTACGAAGCCGGCGAGGCATTGCGCTTTGACGCCCTGCCGATCAAGGCCGGCGTGCGCGGTGTGCTCAGGGTCATGCGCTGCCTCGGCATGCTCAAGGCCGGCAGTACAAAATCCGTGGCCGAGCCCATTATCGCCCGTACCAGCACCTGGATTCGGGCCGAGCACGACGGCCTTCTGCACTTGCAGGTGCGGCTCGGGGAGCGCATTCGCAAGGGCGATTGCCTGGGCACCATCAGCGCCCCCCTGGGCGCGGAAGTCCGCGACATCATCGCGCCCCGCAGCGGCATCGTGATCGGCAGCCTGACCATGCCCTTGGTGAACGAAGGCGATGCCATCTGCCATATTGCCCTGTTTGACGAGATCAAGCAGGCAGAGCTCAGCGTGGAGCGGTTTGTCGACGAGCTGGATGTGCAGCCACCGGCCATGTAA
- the thrC gene encoding threonine synthase: MKLYNIKDNAETINFAGAVKQGLGRGQGLFFPEQLSPLANVDALLELPLVPRSVAILQHLIGDEIPADTLTAMVEHAFTFPAPLVKVDEHTYALELFHGPTLAFKDFGGRFMAQCLATLRSDGKITILTATSGDTGAAVAHAFYGLPNIDVVILYPEGKISPLQEKLFTTLGGNIRTFAVKGDFDACQALVKQAFDDEELKATVGLNSANSINISRLLAQVCYYFEAVAELPAEQRHKAVISVPSGNFGNLTAGLIAKAIGLPVKRFVAATNANDTVPRYLDSGNWAPNETVATLSNAMDVSRPNNWPRVEELCRVKGWSLSDIASGALNDEQTKDALKRLFAKGYLCEPHGAIAWDLLNKERGKDEVGIFLCTAHPAKFKESVDAILEQDIALPGPLAKHGAMASLSETIPADFAVLKAKMMD; this comes from the coding sequence ATGAAGTTGTACAATATCAAGGATAACGCCGAGACCATCAATTTTGCCGGGGCCGTCAAGCAGGGCCTGGGCCGCGGCCAGGGCCTGTTCTTTCCGGAGCAGTTAAGCCCGCTGGCCAATGTGGATGCCCTGCTGGAGCTGCCGCTGGTGCCGCGCTCCGTGGCCATTCTGCAGCACCTGATCGGGGATGAAATTCCTGCCGATACCCTCACCGCCATGGTGGAGCACGCCTTTACCTTCCCGGCGCCGCTGGTGAAGGTGGACGAGCACACCTATGCCCTGGAGCTGTTCCACGGCCCGACCCTGGCGTTCAAGGACTTCGGCGGCCGCTTCATGGCCCAGTGCCTGGCCACCCTGCGCAGCGACGGCAAGATCACCATTCTCACCGCCACCTCCGGCGACACCGGTGCCGCCGTGGCCCACGCCTTCTACGGCCTGCCCAATATCGACGTGGTGATCCTGTATCCGGAAGGCAAAATCAGCCCGCTGCAGGAAAAGCTGTTTACCACCCTGGGCGGCAATATTCGCACCTTTGCAGTAAAGGGCGACTTCGATGCCTGTCAGGCCCTGGTCAAGCAGGCCTTTGACGACGAAGAGCTGAAGGCCACCGTGGGCCTGAACTCCGCCAACTCCATCAACATCAGCCGGCTGCTGGCCCAGGTGTGTTATTACTTTGAAGCCGTGGCCGAGCTGCCCGCCGAGCAGCGCCACAAGGCGGTGATCAGCGTGCCGTCCGGCAACTTCGGCAACCTCACCGCGGGCCTGATTGCCAAGGCCATCGGCCTGCCGGTGAAGCGCTTTGTGGCCGCCACCAACGCCAACGACACCGTGCCGCGTTACCTGGACAGCGGCAACTGGGCCCCCAACGAGACGGTTGCTACCCTGTCCAACGCCATGGACGTGAGCCGGCCCAACAACTGGCCGCGGGTGGAAGAGCTGTGCCGGGTCAAGGGCTGGAGCCTGTCCGACATCGCCTCCGGTGCGCTTAACGACGAGCAGACTAAAGACGCGCTCAAGCGGCTGTTTGCCAAGGGCTACCTGTGCGAGCCCCACGGCGCCATCGCCTGGGATCTGCTCAACAAAGAGCGGGGCAAGGATGAGGTGGGCATTTTCCTGTGCACCGCCCATCCGGCCAAGTTCAAGGAAAGTGTGGATGCCATTCTCGAGCAGGACATTGCACTGCCGGGGCCGCTGGCCAAGCACGGCGCCATGGCGTCTCTGTCCGAGACCATTCCCGCCGACTTCGCCGTGCTCAAGGCGAAAATGATGGACTGA
- the thrB gene encoding homoserine kinase — MSVVAYAPASTANVSVGFDVLGAALAPLDGSLLGDRVLVENASGEFSLTNAGPYAHKLPADHTQNIVYDCWLAYERALEKKGLARKPLAMTLEKNLPVGSGLGSSATSIVAAFVALNAFYDNAMSEHELMLLMGELEGQISGSIHYDNVAPCHLGGMQLVLDEAGVVSQTLPSFDEWYWVVCYPGIAVSTSAAREILPAQYRRQDCLEYGRRLAGFVHASHTGQEKLAAAMLKDVIAEPYRAQLIPGFKEVREHAAAMGALATGISGSGPTVFTVMKDLHQAEKLKAWLADHFIQNQDGFCHICKLDAEGARVTGTKL, encoded by the coding sequence ATGAGTGTTGTAGCCTATGCGCCGGCCTCTACCGCCAACGTCAGTGTTGGGTTTGATGTGCTGGGGGCTGCGCTGGCCCCCCTCGACGGCTCCCTGCTGGGTGATCGGGTGCTGGTGGAGAATGCCAGCGGTGAGTTCAGCCTGACCAACGCCGGCCCCTATGCCCACAAGCTGCCGGCCGACCATACCCAGAACATCGTTTACGACTGCTGGCTGGCCTATGAACGGGCCCTGGAGAAAAAGGGCCTGGCGCGCAAGCCGCTGGCCATGACCCTGGAGAAAAACCTGCCGGTGGGCTCGGGGCTGGGCTCCAGCGCTACCAGCATCGTCGCCGCCTTTGTGGCGCTGAATGCCTTTTATGACAACGCCATGAGCGAGCATGAGCTGATGCTGCTGATGGGCGAGCTGGAAGGCCAAATCTCCGGCTCCATCCACTACGACAACGTGGCGCCTTGCCATCTGGGCGGCATGCAGCTGGTACTGGATGAAGCCGGCGTGGTCAGCCAGACCCTGCCGTCCTTCGATGAATGGTACTGGGTGGTGTGCTACCCGGGCATTGCGGTGTCTACCTCCGCCGCCCGGGAAATTCTGCCGGCCCAGTACCGCCGCCAGGACTGCCTGGAATACGGCCGCCGGCTGGCGGGCTTCGTGCATGCCAGCCACACCGGCCAGGAAAAACTGGCCGCCGCCATGCTGAAAGACGTGATTGCCGAGCCCTACCGCGCCCAGCTCATTCCCGGCTTCAAGGAAGTGCGCGAGCACGCCGCCGCCATGGGCGCATTGGCCACCGGCATTTCCGGCAGCGGCCCCACCGTGTTCACGGTGATGAAGGACTTGCATCAGGCGGAAAAGCTCAAGGCCTGGCTGGCCGACCACTTTATTCAGAATCAGGATGGCTTTTGCCACATTTGCAAACTCGACGCCGAAGGCGCGCGAGTCACAGGAACCAAGCTATGA